A window of Methanobrevibacter olleyae contains these coding sequences:
- a CDS encoding TrmB family transcriptional regulator: protein MEKIIESLQKFGLTRYEAKAYIGISNLISARAEEIAKSSEIPRSKIYSTLKELEKKGFITITHTRPLEYKVIPPSEIFKKKKEELIKELEDSEEKLDEIYNNQISEIQAPVWLIKTSENIITKEVEIIRRTKKSINMRIGFLLENEGETLIEEFKKLPRNIPIKILATPDCYINQEKLNIIKMFEEANLDNLEIIESDIKFAKIIIRDGKELFRTIVKFTGEEKSVLPGTSVGVLNQYKDICKNFDERFLNQFNKMKSKQKKNKKNKGNP from the coding sequence ATGGAAAAAATCATAGAATCACTACAAAAATTTGGCCTTACAAGATATGAAGCAAAGGCATATATTGGAATAAGTAATTTAATTTCAGCTCGAGCAGAAGAAATAGCTAAATCATCTGAAATACCTCGTTCAAAGATTTATAGTACACTGAAAGAATTAGAAAAAAAAGGATTCATTACAATAACCCATACAAGACCTCTTGAATATAAAGTAATTCCTCCAAGTGAAATATTTAAAAAGAAAAAAGAAGAATTAATTAAAGAACTTGAAGATTCCGAAGAAAAATTAGATGAAATCTATAATAATCAAATATCAGAAATTCAAGCTCCTGTATGGTTAATTAAAACAAGTGAAAATATCATCACTAAAGAAGTTGAAATTATTAGAAGAACTAAAAAATCAATTAATATGAGAATAGGATTTTTACTTGAAAATGAAGGAGAAACACTTATTGAAGAATTTAAAAAACTCCCAAGAAATATTCCAATAAAAATTCTTGCAACACCTGATTGCTATATCAATCAAGAAAAGTTAAATATTATAAAAATGTTTGAAGAGGCTAACTTAGACAATTTGGAAATTATAGAATCAGATATTAAATTTGCAAAAATCATTATTAGAGATGGAAAAGAGCTTTTCCGTACAATTGTAAAATTCACTGGCGAGGAAAAATCGGTTCTCCCTGGAACTTCAGTAGGGGTTTTAAATCAATATAAAGATATCTGTAAAAACTTTGATGAACGTTTCTTAAATCAGTTTAATAAAATGAAATCTAAACAAAAGAAAAATAAGAAAAATAAAGGAAACCCCTGA